The Nitrososphaerota archaeon genome includes a region encoding these proteins:
- a CDS encoding DNA double-strand break repair nuclease NurA: protein MSTQLNLVQPPSSPDPNHLAIHLRHHFDHEAEQNIDNLAQKKVIFSRNGIELQPINGWNSNLPTPDIKTTPFTPAQETQTVAGIDSSCIHIAETSEGSVYAGRAAAVFSQNGRLTSYVRIGPIVYYMNEAAASRISHEISGSNRLTKLFLIDRSLAQRIIRERLERAIALELVATLSASIILLDGCLKTSKFDEQGRGLRQVLDVAGRNGDTVIGLSKTTKVSLLTRLASVLYSAGSLPAYLDVDNLVAPIINQVEGHVILARFSGDGYVYRVDLPHSADVDTSLSHLMYNDHFYHGYPETLRLAHHLSIFTAAQSDSVKSYLMKHAGVVEIPSEDLRRATLGSLSL from the coding sequence ATGAGCACGCAATTAAATCTTGTGCAACCTCCATCCTCACCGGACCCAAACCACCTCGCAATCCACCTCAGACACCACTTCGACCACGAAGCAGAACAAAACATCGACAACCTAGCCCAGAAAAAAGTCATTTTCAGCAGAAACGGAATTGAACTCCAACCAATCAACGGCTGGAACAGCAACCTCCCAACACCAGACATTAAAACCACACCCTTTACACCGGCACAAGAAACACAAACAGTTGCGGGCATCGACTCATCCTGCATCCACATAGCTGAAACAAGCGAAGGCTCAGTCTACGCAGGCAGAGCAGCAGCAGTCTTCTCACAAAACGGCCGCCTCACCAGCTACGTCAGAATCGGCCCCATAGTCTACTACATGAACGAAGCAGCAGCCTCGCGCATCTCACATGAAATCTCAGGCTCAAACCGACTCACAAAACTATTCCTGATCGACCGATCACTTGCCCAAAGAATCATCCGAGAACGCTTGGAGCGAGCCATCGCCCTAGAACTAGTCGCAACTCTATCAGCCTCAATAATCCTGCTCGACGGCTGCCTCAAAACCTCAAAATTCGACGAACAAGGCCGAGGCCTCCGCCAAGTACTCGACGTAGCAGGCCGCAACGGAGACACCGTAATCGGGCTGAGTAAAACCACCAAAGTAAGCCTGTTAACCCGGCTAGCAAGCGTGCTGTACAGCGCCGGAAGCCTACCGGCATACCTAGACGTAGACAACTTGGTAGCCCCAATTATCAACCAGGTAGAAGGACACGTAATCTTGGCAAGATTCTCAGGCGACGGCTACGTCTACAGAGTTGATCTACCGCATTCAGCCGATGTGGACACCTCACTTTCACACCTGATGTATAACGACCACTTCTACCACGGCTACCCTGAAACCCTGAGGCTCGCTCACCACCTCTCCATCTTCACAGCAGCGCAGAGCGACTCAGTCAAAAGCTACCTGATGAAGCACGCAGGAGTAGTCGAAATACCCTCCGAAGACTTGAGACGCGCAACACTCGGTAGCCTATCTCTTTAA
- a CDS encoding ABC transporter substrate-binding protein — protein sequence MQKAVRIINQGINNLAYFWSFPEIVANTKGYFKDEGITVVFHDVTPGEVVLNKSEMYKELQKEGKQDVYHAAEYVCITRAIGNSTGKIVAYSPWVKNGLNASFGLYVDAKSGIKKPEDLTDKSIAIENGTGSYYTTLEDLEQHIPREHIRLTQIGDPHLRLKALVRGEVAAASVMGPYADLAERIGMVKLMESKRRRGTLMIARNDVDSSTLSAYIKATNRAISDINTRPDEHKTLYFEWFSKIIPRLAQKMRSTAEKMRLTITVPAWKEWEPYSESDFNYIYDWMVERKLVEAGHKYKDLVDLRAFHKLNRT from the coding sequence ATGCAGAAGGCGGTTCGCATCATCAATCAAGGTATCAACAATCTCGCATACTTCTGGTCTTTCCCCGAGATAGTTGCTAACACAAAGGGTTACTTCAAGGATGAAGGAATAACTGTAGTATTCCATGACGTGACGCCTGGTGAAGTAGTATTAAACAAGAGTGAGATGTATAAGGAGCTTCAGAAGGAAGGAAAGCAGGATGTGTATCACGCCGCCGAATATGTGTGCATAACGAGGGCAATAGGCAATTCAACAGGTAAAATTGTTGCTTATTCGCCTTGGGTGAAAAACGGGTTAAACGCGAGTTTCGGTTTATATGTGGACGCGAAGTCAGGAATAAAGAAGCCTGAAGATCTCACAGATAAGTCGATTGCGATAGAGAACGGCACCGGCTCCTACTACACCACCCTAGAAGACCTTGAGCAGCATATCCCAAGAGAACATATCCGACTAACCCAAATCGGTGATCCGCATCTTCGTCTGAAAGCACTTGTCAGGGGAGAAGTTGCTGCGGCTAGTGTTATGGGACCCTACGCTGATCTTGCAGAGCGAATAGGCATGGTGAAATTGATGGAGTCTAAGCGAAGGAGAGGAACCTTGATGATTGCCAGAAACGACGTTGACTCTTCAACTCTCTCTGCGTACATAAAGGCTACAAACAGAGCAATAAGCGACATCAACACTAGACCCGACGAGCATAAAACGCTCTATTTCGAATGGTTCAGCAAAATCATCCCAAGGCTTGCACAAAAAATGAGAAGCACCGCAGAAAAGATGCGGTTAACAATTACAGTACCAGCGTGGAAGGAATGGGAGCCTTACTCAGAGTCAGATTTCAACTACATTTATGATTGGATGGTTGAACGCAAACTCGTCGAGGCGGGTCACAAATACAAAGATCTTGTTGATTTGAGAGCCTTCCACAAGCTCAACCGTACTTGA
- the glyS gene encoding glycine--tRNA ligase: MSYDDVMRLALERGFYVPSCEIYADAPAGFWDYGPVGTAFKNRFVELWRREVLRRDEMVEIDGSQIMAKDVFVASGHLENFFDPIVTCTKCKTTIRADRLISEKTGKNIPERLSDHDYDGLLNENNIRCPKCGGQLGEVSKFNMMFRVGVGAANLDAYLRPETCQSIFVDFPRFFKIMRGKLPFPMAQLGKSFRNEIAPRQSLMRLREFYQAEIEIFFNPDKVNDVEEFEEIRNYPLRLMRGEDAVEAVPCEKAVEQGLVPSKFVAYYLSLIQQFYEKAGIDLNRFRFRRLAEDEKAFYAKVAFDVEVQTSIGWIELVACNDRSDYDLKRHSEVSKSDMTVLDGDAKVLPNVFELSMGVDRSLYCILEHSLVKEEKRDVLKLKPQLAPIHVGVFPLVTKEGLPDKASQIYNTLKREFQTVYDVSGSIGRRYRRLDEIGTPLGITVDFDTLKDDTVTLRERDSMQQSRIKASEVLQKVRNYYQEA, from the coding sequence ATGAGTTACGATGATGTTATGCGGCTTGCTTTGGAGCGTGGGTTCTATGTTCCTAGCTGCGAGATTTACGCTGATGCGCCTGCCGGGTTCTGGGATTACGGGCCTGTTGGTACTGCTTTCAAGAACAGGTTTGTTGAGCTTTGGCGTAGGGAGGTTTTGCGTCGGGATGAAATGGTTGAGATTGACGGTTCCCAGATTATGGCCAAGGATGTTTTCGTGGCTTCAGGTCATCTTGAGAACTTCTTCGATCCGATTGTGACCTGCACCAAGTGTAAAACAACTATTCGGGCTGACCGGCTTATCTCGGAGAAGACTGGGAAGAATATTCCTGAGCGGCTCTCCGACCATGATTATGACGGACTATTGAATGAGAACAACATTCGCTGCCCGAAGTGCGGCGGTCAGCTCGGCGAGGTTTCCAAGTTCAACATGATGTTCAGGGTAGGAGTTGGTGCCGCCAATCTGGATGCGTATTTGCGGCCTGAGACCTGTCAGAGCATCTTCGTTGATTTCCCAAGGTTCTTCAAGATTATGAGGGGTAAGCTTCCTTTTCCGATGGCTCAGCTTGGAAAGAGCTTCAGGAACGAGATTGCTCCTCGGCAGAGTCTGATGAGGCTTAGAGAGTTCTATCAGGCCGAGATTGAGATCTTCTTCAACCCCGACAAGGTTAACGATGTTGAAGAGTTTGAAGAGATCCGGAACTACCCGTTAAGATTGATGCGCGGTGAAGACGCTGTTGAAGCGGTTCCCTGTGAAAAAGCGGTTGAGCAGGGACTGGTTCCAAGCAAGTTCGTCGCCTACTACCTGTCGCTTATCCAGCAGTTCTACGAGAAGGCAGGAATAGATTTGAATCGCTTCCGGTTCCGCAGATTGGCTGAAGATGAGAAGGCCTTCTACGCGAAGGTCGCGTTCGATGTAGAGGTTCAGACAAGCATAGGTTGGATTGAGCTCGTAGCCTGCAACGACAGAAGCGACTACGACTTGAAGCGGCACAGCGAGGTCAGCAAATCCGATATGACTGTTCTCGACGGAGACGCGAAGGTTCTCCCCAACGTGTTCGAGCTCTCAATGGGCGTCGACCGAAGTCTATACTGCATCTTAGAGCATTCGCTCGTGAAAGAAGAAAAGCGTGATGTGTTGAAGTTGAAGCCGCAGCTCGCCCCCATACATGTAGGTGTCTTCCCTCTCGTAACCAAGGAGGGGCTGCCTGACAAAGCAAGCCAAATTTACAATACGTTGAAGAGGGAGTTCCAGACCGTTTACGACGTGTCCGGTTCAATCGGGCGGAGATACCGGAGACTAGATGAAATTGGTACACCACTAGGAATAACCGTGGACTTCGACACTTTGAAGGATGACACGGTGACGCTGCGCGAAAGAGACAGCATGCAGCAGAGCCGAATCAAGGCGTCAGAGGTTCTACAGAAGGTCAGAAACTACTACCAAGAAGCTTAA
- a CDS encoding DNA alkylation repair protein encodes MELDEVLRRLRLLYNPRNVEGMGRFGINTNNTYGVTIPDLRKIAKEIGKDHHLAQRLWDSQIHEARILASMVDEPKKVTEEQMERWVRDFDSWDVCDQCCMNLFEKTSYPHQKAVEWSNRKEEFVKRAGFVLMARLAVTDKKAGDSEFLKFLPLIMSGATDDRNYVKKAVNWALRQIGKRNVVLNEAAINTANEIQAMNSKAAKWVASDALRELTSKNIQKK; translated from the coding sequence ATGGAGCTGGATGAGGTTCTTAGAAGATTAAGATTGCTGTATAACCCCAGAAATGTGGAAGGGATGGGAAGATTTGGGATCAACACCAACAATACCTATGGGGTGACGATTCCGGATCTGAGAAAAATAGCTAAAGAGATAGGTAAAGATCATCATCTCGCTCAACGGCTTTGGGATTCGCAAATACATGAAGCAAGAATACTTGCGAGTATGGTTGATGAGCCTAAGAAGGTGACTGAAGAGCAGATGGAGAGATGGGTTAGAGATTTTGATTCCTGGGATGTCTGCGATCAGTGTTGTATGAATCTTTTTGAGAAGACTAGTTATCCTCATCAAAAGGCCGTTGAGTGGAGCAACAGGAAAGAAGAGTTCGTGAAGAGAGCCGGTTTTGTGTTGATGGCGCGTTTAGCGGTTACCGATAAGAAAGCCGGTGACAGTGAGTTCTTGAAATTTCTGCCGTTAATAATGAGCGGAGCGACTGACGATAGAAACTATGTGAAGAAGGCGGTTAACTGGGCTTTAAGACAGATTGGAAAGAGGAATGTCGTCTTGAACGAGGCGGCCATTAATACTGCCAACGAGATACAGGCAATGAACTCTAAAGCTGCGAAATGGGTTGCGTCAGACGCGCTTAGAGAGCTGACAAGCAAAAACATCCAGAAGAAGTAG
- a CDS encoding cation:proton antiporter, giving the protein MIVEATQVIRDFAIIMIVASVMALISYRLKQPMVIGYIGAGMIIGPYTPPFSFLVHPEILNLFAEMGIVLLLFVVGLEYPIARFRSIGKKALVIALSEALGTFVLGSFVGQMMGLKLFDSLFIALAISVTSTVLVMRVLEELELLDNEASRLLLGVAVIEDIIIIASLAILQSAASTGYVSILGIIESSGMVLIFIVGTLSIGSRIVPRFVDLISRTRHDELVVVVILGVAFSLSFIANRLGISVATGAFFAGVLVAESKTHAVAKTLATPLKDMFAALFFVSVGALMDITLLPLFLAPAIVLIATSFTAKFVTVYFSSKLQGFSKKTAMRAGFGLSASGGELALVTAKGGADVGATSSFILPMVGAMTIITTFLSPYIIKMGWKPENHTAKNQDQHLK; this is encoded by the coding sequence ATGATAGTTGAAGCAACGCAGGTGATTAGGGATTTCGCTATCATAATGATTGTTGCTTCAGTTATGGCGTTGATATCCTACCGGCTGAAACAGCCTATGGTTATCGGCTACATCGGTGCAGGGATGATAATCGGCCCTTACACGCCGCCGTTTAGCTTTCTGGTTCACCCTGAAATCCTGAACCTATTCGCTGAGATGGGTATAGTGCTTCTCCTGTTCGTGGTCGGCCTTGAGTATCCTATTGCAAGGTTTCGTTCAATCGGGAAAAAGGCTTTGGTAATCGCGCTATCCGAAGCCCTTGGTACCTTCGTACTAGGCTCTTTTGTAGGTCAGATGATGGGGCTGAAACTGTTCGACAGCCTCTTTATCGCTTTGGCAATCTCAGTAACAAGCACCGTGCTGGTTATGCGTGTGCTGGAAGAGCTTGAGCTTCTTGATAATGAAGCCTCAAGACTTCTGCTCGGTGTCGCGGTAATAGAAGACATAATCATAATTGCATCGTTAGCGATACTGCAGTCAGCAGCCTCAACCGGCTATGTTTCAATCCTAGGAATAATTGAATCGAGCGGAATGGTTCTGATCTTTATTGTTGGAACGCTTTCTATAGGCTCCAGAATAGTACCCAGATTCGTGGATCTGATTAGCAGGACAAGACACGATGAGCTGGTCGTTGTCGTGATTTTGGGTGTAGCGTTTAGTCTTTCATTCATTGCGAACAGACTAGGGATATCCGTTGCGACTGGAGCATTCTTCGCTGGCGTACTGGTAGCTGAATCAAAGACTCACGCTGTAGCAAAGACCTTAGCCACCCCTTTGAAAGACATGTTTGCTGCTCTATTCTTCGTTTCAGTCGGCGCTCTAATGGATATCACGCTTCTACCACTTTTCCTTGCACCTGCAATCGTTCTCATAGCAACGTCGTTCACAGCAAAATTTGTGACTGTTTACTTCTCATCGAAGCTTCAGGGTTTCTCTAAAAAGACAGCGATGCGCGCAGGCTTCGGTCTCTCAGCTTCGGGAGGTGAGCTGGCGCTCGTAACAGCCAAAGGAGGCGCAGATGTAGGAGCAACCAGCTCATTCATTCTGCCAATGGTTGGAGCCATGACCATAATCACCACATTTCTGTCACCGTACATAATCAAAATGGGCTGGAAACCTGAGAACCACACCGCTAAAAATCAAGATCAGCACCTAAAGTAA
- a CDS encoding iron-sulfur cluster assembly protein, with protein MVDKQQVMSELAKVVDPEIGIPITEMNLVDEVDINKNSEVTVKYHLTMPFCPPIFALAIGQDIKRRVSSLQGVTKVTAILSNHQMADEINKRINSS; from the coding sequence ATGGTTGATAAGCAACAGGTTATGAGTGAGCTGGCTAAGGTCGTTGACCCCGAGATCGGGATCCCGATAACCGAGATGAATCTGGTTGACGAGGTTGACATCAACAAGAACAGCGAAGTAACTGTGAAGTATCATCTCACTATGCCTTTCTGCCCACCCATCTTCGCCTTAGCCATCGGTCAAGACATCAAGAGACGAGTCTCAAGCCTACAAGGCGTAACCAAGGTCACAGCCATCCTATCGAACCACCAGATGGCCGACGAAATCAACAAGCGAATAAACAGCAGCTAA
- a CDS encoding cupin domain-containing protein, whose product MQASKGPDPAVVASNVYKTLMENDRVRVFDVHFKPGAKAKMHWHPDHVGYVLQGGKLNLEMGDGTINEIEVPTGKAVFMETQTHQAVNPGKSDIHLIVIELKK is encoded by the coding sequence ATGCAAGCAAGTAAAGGTCCTGACCCGGCTGTAGTTGCTTCCAACGTCTACAAGACATTGATGGAGAATGATCGTGTACGAGTATTCGATGTGCACTTCAAACCCGGTGCCAAAGCAAAGATGCACTGGCATCCTGACCATGTGGGATATGTCCTGCAGGGCGGCAAGCTGAATCTAGAGATGGGAGACGGAACCATAAATGAGATAGAGGTTCCGACCGGAAAAGCAGTCTTCATGGAAACACAAACTCACCAAGCTGTGAATCCCGGAAAAAGCGACATACACCTGATAGTCATCGAACTGAAAAAGTAA
- a CDS encoding DUF92 domain-containing protein: protein MPITIYELTLGLAIVTVLGAGAHRLRAIDRDGLIIGILVGFLLLLGGGWSWLFIIMLFFATSSASTRLKYSYKRSIGFGQEKGGARGWRNTVANGGVAAVVSVFTLYSNSPLLAAAFLGASATATADTLATEIGLLSKTRPRLITNLRQKVGAGTSGGVSLLGEITVISSSLMIGAIAILTGVSSMPATSTLAVSLLGGFVGSTFDSLLGASFQGVYRCTVCGTITESSTHCDTSAVKVRGINLIENNMVNLIATGIGAVVAALFAILI from the coding sequence ATGCCCATTACGATATACGAGTTGACACTAGGCCTAGCGATAGTCACAGTCCTAGGTGCTGGGGCGCACCGGTTGAGAGCCATCGACCGCGATGGCCTAATAATCGGTATACTCGTAGGCTTCCTTCTACTGCTGGGCGGAGGCTGGTCTTGGCTCTTCATCATAATGCTGTTCTTCGCGACCTCATCAGCCTCAACCCGGCTGAAATACAGCTACAAACGCAGCATCGGCTTCGGACAAGAGAAAGGAGGCGCCCGAGGCTGGAGAAACACCGTAGCTAACGGAGGTGTCGCAGCCGTAGTATCGGTGTTTACTCTCTACTCGAACAGCCCTCTTCTAGCTGCAGCTTTCCTCGGAGCATCGGCAACTGCAACAGCTGACACCTTAGCAACCGAGATTGGTCTCCTCAGCAAGACGAGACCGCGATTAATCACAAACCTCAGACAGAAAGTCGGAGCAGGCACCTCAGGAGGCGTCTCGCTCCTCGGCGAAATAACGGTAATCAGCAGCAGCCTAATGATCGGCGCCATAGCAATCCTGACAGGCGTCTCGTCGATGCCCGCCACAAGCACCCTAGCCGTCTCTCTACTAGGTGGCTTCGTAGGCTCAACATTCGATAGCCTACTCGGAGCATCCTTTCAAGGAGTATACCGCTGCACCGTCTGCGGAACAATCACTGAGTCGAGCACACACTGCGACACGTCGGCCGTAAAAGTCAGAGGCATAAATCTCATCGAGAATAACATGGTCAACCTCATAGCAACCGGCATCGGAGCCGTGGTAGCCGCACTGTTCGCCATCCTAATCTAA
- a CDS encoding sulfurtransferase TusA family protein, giving the protein MTDKDSKTPKPDRTLDVLGFFCPEPIFRTRMEIDQMNRGEVLEVLADDPAAGPDITAWARRTGQELISLEKNGDSLRFLIRKIK; this is encoded by the coding sequence TTGACAGACAAAGATTCAAAGACACCGAAGCCGGACAGAACACTAGATGTGCTCGGCTTCTTCTGCCCAGAACCGATCTTCCGCACCAGAATGGAGATTGATCAGATGAACCGAGGCGAGGTTCTCGAAGTATTAGCTGACGATCCGGCGGCTGGACCCGACATCACAGCGTGGGCTAGACGCACAGGCCAAGAACTCATTTCACTTGAGAAGAACGGTGACTCACTTCGCTTCCTAATCCGAAAAATAAAATAA
- a CDS encoding DUF87 domain-containing protein: MKIVAKIGPDVSILALPSEQIYVGDYVSIEDEDQNAMLIVQVCDEQYLDHMGTVEDMVRDEVLQAAADGVESDPLEISSISHLIRDMRLLKCKIRGSVDGGRFTSNVSWLPSRVKAKIRRLPIAELMRLAGLNGSRSITMGEVGEAEMLRIFAESLDGRLNIITGRKESGKSHLAKLLATELVRFGAYVFIFDLNNEYGGLAWNRDGSPSRSSEKTVVLSPGNSMLFTLQYLGMSAVVGMLNHVLDMPGASLREFIRIWKLLESQKSLSMRALGDQIQTTRCNELVRDALYSRYHTMLSSGLFTDEQSFRIEDIFSKLPNGGLVVISLGGVSAHIRQMIVEIFLGKLVGLLESKRIPPVFLFAEEAHLYLRETYWDDIVTRMRHFGIFTTFITNQPDAINDGIFRQVDNIFLFNFTNDTDLEKIARVTMIDTDTVKSIVRTLPQRNCLALGHAVANLPIIVKVTQTETRNLGETRLFFNSEWAACPVQRSA; the protein is encoded by the coding sequence TTGAAAATAGTCGCTAAAATCGGGCCGGACGTCTCAATACTAGCCCTCCCGTCAGAGCAGATCTACGTCGGTGACTACGTGTCAATTGAAGATGAAGATCAGAACGCTATGCTGATTGTTCAGGTCTGCGATGAACAGTACCTGGATCATATGGGAACAGTGGAAGATATGGTTCGCGACGAGGTGCTGCAGGCCGCAGCCGACGGCGTGGAGAGCGACCCGCTGGAAATCAGCAGCATCTCACACCTCATCAGAGACATGCGGCTCCTGAAATGCAAAATCCGAGGCAGCGTAGACGGCGGACGCTTCACCTCAAACGTCTCATGGCTACCATCCAGAGTCAAAGCCAAGATCAGACGACTCCCAATAGCCGAGCTAATGCGCCTAGCGGGGCTGAACGGCTCCCGCTCAATCACAATGGGCGAAGTAGGCGAAGCAGAGATGCTTAGAATCTTCGCGGAATCACTTGACGGACGACTGAACATCATCACCGGCCGAAAAGAGTCGGGAAAATCTCATCTCGCAAAACTGCTGGCAACAGAGCTGGTCAGGTTTGGCGCCTACGTCTTCATCTTCGACCTAAACAACGAGTACGGCGGATTGGCTTGGAACCGAGACGGCTCCCCGAGCCGAAGCTCCGAGAAGACAGTTGTTCTCTCACCGGGAAACTCGATGCTGTTCACGCTTCAATACTTGGGAATGTCCGCAGTGGTAGGGATGCTTAACCATGTGCTTGATATGCCGGGCGCCTCTCTACGAGAGTTCATCAGGATCTGGAAGCTCCTCGAATCCCAGAAATCACTTTCAATGCGAGCATTAGGTGATCAAATCCAGACCACTAGGTGCAACGAGCTTGTCCGCGACGCACTGTACTCAAGATACCACACTATGCTATCATCAGGATTATTCACAGACGAGCAGTCCTTCAGAATTGAAGACATATTCTCGAAGCTGCCGAACGGCGGCCTAGTCGTCATCTCGCTAGGAGGAGTCTCCGCTCACATCCGGCAGATGATAGTCGAGATCTTTCTAGGCAAACTCGTCGGGCTGCTTGAATCTAAACGTATTCCACCGGTCTTCCTGTTCGCTGAGGAGGCGCACCTCTACCTGCGAGAAACCTATTGGGACGACATCGTGACAAGAATGAGGCACTTCGGCATCTTCACAACCTTCATCACAAACCAGCCGGACGCAATCAACGACGGCATCTTCAGGCAGGTAGACAACATCTTTCTCTTCAACTTCACCAACGACACCGACCTAGAAAAAATCGCCCGAGTCACAATGATAGACACCGACACCGTGAAATCAATCGTCAGAACACTCCCGCAACGCAACTGCCTAGCACTCGGCCACGCAGTCGCAAACCTACCCATAATCGTTAAAGTCACACAAACAGAAACACGCAACCTAGGCGAAACACGACTCTTCTTCAACTCAGAATGGGCAGCATGCCCAGTCCAGCGAAGCGCCTAA
- a CDS encoding cysteine desulfurase, whose protein sequence is MVDAPRRINFDYAAGYPVDPEVLETMLPYFSEKYGNPSSLHTLGGEVRGPLTQAQTQVGELIGAESPDKEIFFTSGATESNNLALKGFGFRNQRKGDHIIISSIEHISTINIAKYMKRTGFNVTMIPVDKYGVVNLNALEKAITDKTILISIMYANNELGTIQPIREAGRIAHEKKITFHVDATVAAGKIPIDVVKDNIDLLTASSNDIYGPKGVGALYVKLGTVIEPILQGGGQQRGLRSGTENIPGYIGFGKAADLAKRRMPQDSKYISALRDKLVKGVLESIEESYLHGHPTNRLPDLALLRMFGVEGEAILTELDRDGIFVSTGSACASKTLAPSHVLEAIGLNEIQRHGAIQFSLSRLNREEDVNQVVSLLPDVVKRLRDISPVWRFKDRFLQMYSSAEEEEEHVHEGFDQF, encoded by the coding sequence ATGGTGGATGCGCCACGCCGGATTAACTTTGATTACGCGGCAGGCTACCCTGTAGATCCTGAAGTTTTAGAGACGATGCTGCCGTACTTCTCCGAGAAGTATGGGAACCCATCTTCGCTCCACACCTTGGGCGGCGAGGTCAGGGGCCCGTTGACGCAGGCTCAAACCCAGGTTGGTGAGCTGATCGGCGCGGAGTCTCCTGACAAAGAAATCTTCTTCACCTCCGGAGCTACGGAGTCGAATAATCTTGCGTTGAAGGGCTTCGGCTTCAGGAATCAGCGTAAAGGAGACCACATCATCATCTCCTCCATAGAGCATATCTCAACAATCAACATCGCGAAGTACATGAAGCGAACAGGCTTCAACGTCACAATGATACCGGTCGACAAGTACGGCGTAGTCAACCTCAACGCTCTGGAGAAAGCAATCACAGACAAAACCATCCTAATCTCAATAATGTATGCTAACAACGAGCTAGGAACAATCCAACCTATACGTGAAGCCGGCCGCATCGCACATGAGAAGAAAATCACCTTCCACGTAGACGCAACAGTCGCAGCCGGAAAAATCCCTATTGACGTCGTAAAAGACAACATTGACCTCCTCACAGCATCATCCAACGACATCTACGGCCCCAAAGGCGTAGGCGCCCTCTACGTCAAACTGGGCACAGTCATCGAACCCATCCTTCAAGGAGGGGGACAGCAACGCGGCCTAAGATCCGGCACCGAAAACATCCCCGGCTACATAGGCTTCGGAAAAGCAGCCGACCTAGCTAAACGCAGAATGCCCCAAGACTCAAAATACATCTCCGCTCTAAGAGACAAACTCGTAAAAGGCGTCCTAGAAAGCATCGAAGAAAGCTACCTACACGGACACCCAACAAACCGGCTACCCGACCTAGCCCTACTCAGAATGTTCGGGGTAGAAGGCGAAGCAATCCTAACCGAACTGGACCGAGACGGCATCTTCGTCTCCACAGGCTCAGCATGCGCCTCCAAAACACTAGCCCCATCACACGTCCTCGAAGCCATAGGCCTGAATGAAATACAGCGACACGGCGCAATACAGTTCTCCCTCTCACGGCTAAACCGCGAAGAGGATGTCAACCAAGTTGTCTCTCTACTGCCAGATGTTGTTAAGAGGCTGCGAGACATCTCACCTGTCTGGCGTTTCAAGGACAGGTTCCTCCAAATGTACTCCTCAGCTGAGGAGGAAGAGGAGCACGTGCACGAAGGCTTCGACCAGTTCTAA
- a CDS encoding helix-turn-helix domain-containing protein: MSSSSVKDELISRIGGSVVASLNAGEALKSWRERLSIKQVELAKVMNISPSVLSDYESGRRPSPGVAFVKRYAEALIKMDADRGNLLGKIMEPSEDSAILDIGEFQQPISAAEVVKLVEGKVLSGEAYLDRSVYGYTVLDSIRTIYSLSGFSFYRIFGATTERVLAFTKVGIGRSPLVAIRVSQFKPRMVVLHGPSHVDQLAVDLAERERIVLALSSVQSEDVFVKLFRKLIPG; the protein is encoded by the coding sequence TTGTCCTCGTCGTCGGTTAAAGATGAGCTGATCTCCAGAATCGGAGGAAGCGTAGTTGCGAGCCTGAATGCTGGCGAGGCTTTGAAGAGTTGGCGGGAGCGGCTGTCAATCAAGCAGGTTGAGCTGGCGAAGGTGATGAACATCTCTCCGTCTGTTCTAAGCGATTACGAGAGCGGCAGACGCCCATCGCCCGGGGTCGCCTTCGTCAAACGCTACGCAGAAGCACTTATCAAAATGGACGCTGACCGAGGAAACCTATTAGGCAAAATAATGGAGCCTTCAGAGGACTCGGCGATACTGGATATAGGGGAGTTTCAACAACCTATCTCAGCAGCTGAGGTTGTGAAGCTGGTGGAAGGCAAGGTTCTCAGCGGAGAAGCATATCTGGATCGCAGTGTCTACGGCTACACGGTTCTAGACAGCATCAGAACAATCTACTCACTATCAGGCTTCTCCTTCTACCGGATATTCGGAGCAACCACCGAGCGTGTATTAGCCTTCACAAAGGTGGGAATAGGCCGCTCACCCCTAGTGGCCATCCGCGTCTCACAGTTCAAACCCAGAATGGTTGTGCTACACGGCCCCAGCCACGTGGATCAGCTAGCCGTTGACCTAGCTGAGCGAGAGCGAATAGTCCTAGCTCTCTCCTCAGTGCAGAGTGAAGACGTCTTCGTGAAACTGTTCAGGAAACTTATACCAGGCTGA